A single window of Modestobacter italicus DNA harbors:
- a CDS encoding TlyA family RNA methyltransferase, with translation MARRSRLDAELVRRGLARSREHAVSLIAEGRVTISGQAASKPATGVEAGTPVVVRTDPDEPSWVSRGAHKLLGALTAFPVEVAGRRALDAGASTGGFTEVLLSRGARQVVAVDVGYGELAWSLRTDERVVVHERTNVRELTPEAIDGPVELVVADLSFISLRLVLPALTACAAPGADLLPMVKPQFEVGRDRLGAGGVVRDLTHRADAVATVAQAAADLGWGTAGVVASPLPGPAGNVEFFLWLRRDAPPADRTAIDRAVQEGPT, from the coding sequence ATGGCCCGACGCAGCCGGCTCGACGCCGAGCTCGTGCGCCGCGGACTGGCCCGCTCGCGCGAGCACGCGGTCAGCCTCATCGCCGAGGGGCGGGTCACCATCAGCGGCCAGGCGGCCAGCAAGCCGGCCACCGGGGTCGAGGCCGGCACCCCGGTCGTCGTCCGCACCGACCCCGACGAGCCCAGCTGGGTCTCCCGCGGCGCGCACAAGCTGCTCGGCGCGCTGACCGCCTTCCCGGTCGAGGTGGCGGGCCGCCGGGCCCTCGACGCCGGCGCGTCCACCGGCGGGTTCACCGAGGTCCTGCTCAGCCGGGGCGCCCGCCAGGTGGTCGCCGTCGACGTGGGGTACGGCGAGCTGGCCTGGTCGCTGCGCACCGACGAGCGGGTCGTGGTGCACGAGCGGACCAACGTGCGCGAGCTGACCCCCGAGGCCATCGACGGCCCGGTCGAGCTGGTCGTCGCCGACCTGTCCTTCATCTCCCTGCGGCTGGTGCTGCCGGCGCTCACCGCCTGCGCCGCACCCGGCGCCGACCTGCTGCCGATGGTCAAGCCGCAGTTCGAGGTCGGCCGCGACCGGCTGGGCGCCGGGGGCGTCGTCCGCGACCTCACCCACCGGGCCGACGCCGTCGCCACCGTCGCCCAGGCCGCCGCCGACCTCGGCTGGGGCACCGCCGGGGTGGTGGCCAGCCCGCTGCCCGGCCCCGCCGGCAACGTGGAGTTCTTCCTCTGGCTGCGCCGGGACGCGCCGCCGGCGGACCGCACCGCCATCGACCGAGCAGTTCAGGAAGGACCCACGTGA
- a CDS encoding alkyl sulfatase C-terminal domain-containing protein produces MTALDGFVGKLASADGARDLDRSVSCRLTDLGQVVAGRLARGAVHDMTAQPDGPAVPKADIRLTMSSDDLLALTSGQLSFTPAWASGRVKLEAGLRDMLRLRSLL; encoded by the coding sequence ATGACCGCCTTGGACGGTTTCGTCGGCAAACTGGCCTCCGCCGACGGGGCCCGCGACCTCGACCGCAGCGTCTCGTGCCGGCTGACCGACCTCGGCCAGGTCGTCGCCGGGCGGCTGGCCCGCGGCGCGGTGCACGACATGACCGCCCAGCCCGACGGGCCGGCGGTGCCCAAGGCCGACATCCGGCTGACCATGAGCAGCGACGACCTGCTGGCGCTGACGTCGGGGCAGCTGTCCTTCACCCCGGCCTGGGCGAGCGGCCGGGTGAAGCTGGAGGCCGGTCTGCGCGACATGCTGCGGCTCCGCTCGCTGCTCTGA